In the genome of Pseudomonadota bacterium, the window TCCTCAAGGAAGATGCTAGTTTGGTGGGATTCTATCTGATTTCCCTGGCTCTGGGATCACTGATCGTGTCGGTAAAGGGAAACAACATTGATCTGGTGCATATTTTGTTTGGAAATATTTTAGCCATTGATCAAACGGCTTTGATACTGGTGTCGGTGATTACTTCAGTCGTTTTGTTGTTAATGGCGTGGATTTACCGTCCCTTGATGATTGAGTGCTTTGATCCAAATTTTATGCGATCTCTGAAAGGACGCGGACATCTTTACGAGGCCTTGTTTATTGTGATGATTGTTTTGTGTATGGTAGCTGCGTTTCAAACAATGGGAACGCTGATGGCTTTGGGGCTGGTGATGCTGCCGGCAATTATTGCCCGTTTCTGGACTCAAGAAATTTTGAGTTTGTTTGTGGTTGCTTTCCTTGTGGCTCTAGTTTCCAGCTACATAGGGTTGTTGCTTTCATTTCATTATAATTGGCCTTCTGGGCCCGCAATTCTTTTGGTAGCCGGAAGTTTTTATGTTTTTTCAATAATTGTTGGGCGCTTTGGTGTTCTTAGGGGACAAAATTAACTTAATGTTTCGATTCCTTTCCTTACTGTTTTGCTTTGGGTTTATTACACTGCTCGTTTATCATTGTGATGGAGCACGCACACTAAAGGTTGTCACGTCATTTAGTATCCTGCAGGATTTAACACAACAAATTGCAGGACCAGAGATACAGGTCAACACCATCGTTGGTCCTAATAGTGATGCGCATGTTTTTCAGCCCACTCCTGAAACGCAAAAACTCTTGTCTGGCGCTGATCTAGTGATTATCAATGGTTTAGGGTTTGAAGGCTGGATCACGCGATTGATTGATGCGTCTGGATTTAAAGGATCAATCACTGTGGCCTCCCAAGGCATCAAGAAAAGATATGTTTTGGATGAAAAAGTCTTTGATCCTCATGCTTGGCATAGTATTGCAGCCGTAAAAATTTATGTACGTAACATTGCACGAGCACTGTGTACATTAGATCCGACTAACAAGGACGCATACCAACAACGCTTGAATTGCTATCTTACCAAACTGAATGAATTGGATGCATGGGTGAGTCATTCCATTAATACTATTCCCGCCCAGAAACGCAAAATTGTAACGGCACACGATGCTTTTCAATACTACGGAAAAGAGTATAAATTGATATTTCTAGCCCCTCAGGGCGTTAGCACAGAATCTGAGCCTTCTGCAGCTCAGGTTGCTCGTTTGATTACACAGATAAAAGAGGAGGGTATTGATGCCTTGTTTATCGAGAACATGGCAAGTGCACGTTTAGTGGAGCAAATGGCCGCGGAAACTAATATTCGTATTCTAGGTCCATTGTATTCCGATGCATTGTCAGAAAAAACAGGACCTGCAGCTACTTATTTCAAGATGATGCGTCACAATACGGAGCAGCTTTTGGGTGCGATGCAGGGTATATACTGAGCAGTGCTTAAGTTAGTGCTATATTGAAGTTGAATCAAACTGTTGATTTTCTGGTGCACTCAAAGTTCTCATTTACCTCAAGTAAACTGCGCGCTTTTCACTGCCATAAAATTTAATATTTCTATTCAGCACGGGTATATTGGTTTTTTGTTCAATTCCACTTGAAACGTCGAATAGACAAAAAAAATTAGAAATTTGCTGATGGTAATACATTCTTTAGATTTGGTTAATTCCTTATTAACT includes:
- a CDS encoding metal ABC transporter permease codes for the protein MLEVPYDFFISPFETYLFLRRALIACLALSLGAAPIGILVVLRRMSLMGDALSHSILPGVSLGFLLSGLSLPLMSLGGFISALIVALLAGIVSRTTILKEDASLVGFYLISLALGSLIVSVKGNNIDLVHILFGNILAIDQTALILVSVITSVVLLLMAWIYRPLMIECFDPNFMRSLKGRGHLYEALFIVMIVLCMVAAFQTMGTLMALGLVMLPAIIARFWTQEILSLFVVAFLVALVSSYIGLLLSFHYNWPSGPAILLVAGSFYVFSIIVGRFGVLRGQN
- a CDS encoding metal ABC transporter substrate-binding protein; the encoded protein is MFRFLSLLFCFGFITLLVYHCDGARTLKVVTSFSILQDLTQQIAGPEIQVNTIVGPNSDAHVFQPTPETQKLLSGADLVIINGLGFEGWITRLIDASGFKGSITVASQGIKKRYVLDEKVFDPHAWHSIAAVKIYVRNIARALCTLDPTNKDAYQQRLNCYLTKLNELDAWVSHSINTIPAQKRKIVTAHDAFQYYGKEYKLIFLAPQGVSTESEPSAAQVARLITQIKEEGIDALFIENMASARLVEQMAAETNIRILGPLYSDALSEKTGPAATYFKMMRHNTEQLLGAMQGIY